Proteins co-encoded in one Tachysurus fulvidraco isolate hzauxx_2018 chromosome 17, HZAU_PFXX_2.0, whole genome shotgun sequence genomic window:
- the psma1 gene encoding proteasome subunit alpha type-1 isoform X1 codes for MFRNQYDNDVTVWSPQGRIHQIEYAMEAVKQGSATVGLKSRTHAVLVALKRAQSELAAHQKKILYVDNHIGISIAGLTADARLLCNFMRQECLDSRFVFDRPLPASRLVSLIGSKTQIPTQRYGRRPYGVGLLIAGYDDIGPHIFQTCPSANYFDCKAMSIGARSQSARTYLERHMERFSDCNLNELVQHGLCALRETLPAEQDLTTKNVSIGIVGKDLEFTIYDDDDVAPFLEGLEERPQRKPVQPADDAAPAPSDEPMEH; via the exons ATG TTCAGAAACCAGTACGATAATGATGTGACGGTGTGGAGTCCTCAG GGGCGAATCCACCAGATTGAGTATGCCATGGAGGCGGTGAAGCAGGGCTCAGCTACTGTGGGGCTCAAATCACGCACTCATGCAGTCCTGGTGGCCTTAAAG AGGGCTCAGTCTGAACTCGCTGCCCATCAGAAGAAGATCCTCTATGTTGATAATCACATTGGTATTTCTATCGCTGGACTAACTGCAGATGCTCGACTGCTCTG TAACTTCATGCGTCAGGAGTGTCTGGATTCTAGGTTTGTGTTTGATCGTCCACTTCCtgcgtctcgtctcgtctcgctCATAGGAAGCA AAACTCAGATCCCCACTCAGCGTTACGGAAGGAGACCCTACGGAGTTGGCCTTCTGATTGCAGGCTATGAT gacattGGACCTCACATCTTTCAGACTTGTCCGTCTGCTAATTACTTTGACTGTAAGGCCATGTCCATCGGCGCACGCTCACAGTCTGCACGCACGTACCTGGAGAGACACATGGAGCGCTTCTCTGact gtaACTTGAATGAGTTGGTGCAGCATGGCCTGTGTGCTCTCAGAGAGACTCTACCTGCTGAACAAGACCTCACTACCAAG AACGTGTCCATTGGAATTGTGGGTAAAGATCTGGAGTTTACCATctacgatgatgatgatgtggctCCGTTTCTCGAGGGATTAGAGGAGAGACCACAGAGGAAG cctGTCCAGCCTGCGGATGATGCTGCTCCAGCTCCCTCTGATGAGCCGATGGAACACTGA
- the psma1 gene encoding proteasome subunit alpha type-1 isoform X3: MFRNQYDNDVTVWSPQGRIHQIEYAMEAVKQGSATVGLKSRTHAVLVALKRAQSELAAHQKKILYVDNHIGISIAGLTADARLLCNFMRQECLDSRFVFDRPLPASRLVSLIGSKTQIPTQRYGRRPYGVGLLIAGYDDIGPHIFQTCPSANYFDCKAMSIGARSQSARTYLERHMERFSDCNLNELVQHGLCALRETLPAEQDLTTKNVSIGIVGKDLEFTIYDDDDVAPFLEGLEERPQRKQCAAFSLKCTT; the protein is encoded by the exons ATG TTCAGAAACCAGTACGATAATGATGTGACGGTGTGGAGTCCTCAG GGGCGAATCCACCAGATTGAGTATGCCATGGAGGCGGTGAAGCAGGGCTCAGCTACTGTGGGGCTCAAATCACGCACTCATGCAGTCCTGGTGGCCTTAAAG AGGGCTCAGTCTGAACTCGCTGCCCATCAGAAGAAGATCCTCTATGTTGATAATCACATTGGTATTTCTATCGCTGGACTAACTGCAGATGCTCGACTGCTCTG TAACTTCATGCGTCAGGAGTGTCTGGATTCTAGGTTTGTGTTTGATCGTCCACTTCCtgcgtctcgtctcgtctcgctCATAGGAAGCA AAACTCAGATCCCCACTCAGCGTTACGGAAGGAGACCCTACGGAGTTGGCCTTCTGATTGCAGGCTATGAT gacattGGACCTCACATCTTTCAGACTTGTCCGTCTGCTAATTACTTTGACTGTAAGGCCATGTCCATCGGCGCACGCTCACAGTCTGCACGCACGTACCTGGAGAGACACATGGAGCGCTTCTCTGact gtaACTTGAATGAGTTGGTGCAGCATGGCCTGTGTGCTCTCAGAGAGACTCTACCTGCTGAACAAGACCTCACTACCAAG AACGTGTCCATTGGAATTGTGGGTAAAGATCTGGAGTTTACCATctacgatgatgatgatgtggctCCGTTTCTCGAGGGATTAGAGGAGAGACCACAGAGGAAG CAGTGTGCAGCCTTCTCCCtaaagtgcactacatag
- the psma1 gene encoding proteasome subunit alpha type-1 isoform X2, giving the protein MFRNQYDNDVTVWSPQGRIHQIEYAMEAVKQGSATVGLKSRTHAVLVALKRAQSELAAHQKKILYVDNHIGISIAGLTADARLLCNFMRQECLDSRFVFDRPLPASRLVSLIGSKTQIPTQRYGRRPYGVGLLIAGYDDIGPHIFQTCPSANYFDCKAMSIGARSQSARTYLERHMERFSDCNLNELVQHGLCALRETLPAEQDLTTKNVSIGIVGKDLEFTIYDDDDVAPFLEGLEERPQRKVRTLTLLFIFIR; this is encoded by the exons ATG TTCAGAAACCAGTACGATAATGATGTGACGGTGTGGAGTCCTCAG GGGCGAATCCACCAGATTGAGTATGCCATGGAGGCGGTGAAGCAGGGCTCAGCTACTGTGGGGCTCAAATCACGCACTCATGCAGTCCTGGTGGCCTTAAAG AGGGCTCAGTCTGAACTCGCTGCCCATCAGAAGAAGATCCTCTATGTTGATAATCACATTGGTATTTCTATCGCTGGACTAACTGCAGATGCTCGACTGCTCTG TAACTTCATGCGTCAGGAGTGTCTGGATTCTAGGTTTGTGTTTGATCGTCCACTTCCtgcgtctcgtctcgtctcgctCATAGGAAGCA AAACTCAGATCCCCACTCAGCGTTACGGAAGGAGACCCTACGGAGTTGGCCTTCTGATTGCAGGCTATGAT gacattGGACCTCACATCTTTCAGACTTGTCCGTCTGCTAATTACTTTGACTGTAAGGCCATGTCCATCGGCGCACGCTCACAGTCTGCACGCACGTACCTGGAGAGACACATGGAGCGCTTCTCTGact gtaACTTGAATGAGTTGGTGCAGCATGGCCTGTGTGCTCTCAGAGAGACTCTACCTGCTGAACAAGACCTCACTACCAAG AACGTGTCCATTGGAATTGTGGGTAAAGATCTGGAGTTTACCATctacgatgatgatgatgtggctCCGTTTCTCGAGGGATTAGAGGAGAGACCACAGAGGAAGGTAAGAACTTTAACTCTCCTCTTTATCTTCATcagatga